From Cellulosimicrobium cellulans, the proteins below share one genomic window:
- a CDS encoding VOC family protein — protein sequence MFRSLFPILSVADVERSLVFYRDLLRGTVTYAFPDDGPPVYVSVHVGGSPLGIGLDDGTMPAGVARTVLWVYVDDCDRAVEHLAAAGVPVLQPPTDQPWGERVARVQDPDGTVVILGQEAAPPPEPDGPTGLS from the coding sequence ATGTTCCGCAGCCTCTTCCCGATCCTCTCCGTGGCCGACGTGGAGCGGTCGCTCGTCTTCTACCGCGACCTGCTGCGCGGGACCGTCACGTACGCGTTCCCCGACGACGGCCCGCCCGTGTACGTGAGCGTGCACGTCGGCGGGTCGCCGCTCGGGATCGGTCTCGACGACGGCACGATGCCCGCGGGCGTCGCGCGCACCGTGCTGTGGGTGTACGTCGACGACTGCGACCGGGCCGTCGAGCACCTCGCCGCGGCGGGCGTCCCGGTGCTCCAGCCGCCCACGGACCAGCCGTGGGGCGAGCGCGTCGCGCGCGTGCAGGACCCGGACGGCACCGTCGTGATCCTCGGTCAGGAAGCAGCGCCGCCGCCCGAGCCCGACGGCCCGACCGGGCTCTCCTGA
- a CDS encoding NAD(P)/FAD-dependent oxidoreductase yields the protein MPQNDLTSVSRAQTASPRPRKVPRVVVLGGGSVGLYAARRLRKKLGRREAAIVVVDPRPYMTYAPFLPEAAAGSIDGRDVVAPHRRALKGVDVLQGKVVAIDHGARRVTIHPEEGDDYSVTYDHLIVGLGSVSRTLPIPGLAENAIGFKNVEEAIAVRNHVLNRMDVASSTWDEQLRRRMLTFTFVGGGFAGVEAIAEIEDMARYATRNYATIEEKDLRFVMIEGAGRILPELSEPMAGYALEELKKRGIEFHLNTFLSSCVDGHVVTSTGVEFDSDTIVWTAGVKANPVIKEASDLPVDKMGRVTVLPTLQVADADGTVVPNAWAAGDCAAVPDVLNPGKFCPPNAQHAIREATRLADNLALELHSEKPVEYRHKSVGTVASLGLYKGVAELFGVFKLRGVLAWLMHRSYHVMAMPTGNRKIRIFIGWIGQFLLGRELVSLGSLHDPRAEFRAASVPPKKDGEPIKQTAQGSAAAAEAGVSADADAKVPAKAS from the coding sequence GCGATCGTCGTCGTCGACCCGCGCCCGTACATGACGTACGCGCCCTTCCTCCCCGAGGCGGCCGCGGGCTCGATCGACGGTCGCGACGTCGTCGCGCCGCACCGCCGCGCCCTCAAGGGCGTCGACGTGCTCCAGGGCAAGGTCGTCGCGATCGACCACGGCGCGCGCCGCGTGACGATCCACCCGGAGGAGGGCGACGACTACTCGGTCACGTACGACCACCTGATCGTCGGCCTCGGCTCGGTGTCGCGCACGCTCCCCATCCCCGGTCTCGCGGAGAACGCGATCGGCTTCAAGAACGTGGAGGAGGCCATCGCGGTCCGCAACCACGTGCTCAACCGCATGGACGTCGCGTCGTCCACGTGGGACGAGCAGCTGCGCCGCCGCATGCTGACGTTCACGTTCGTCGGCGGCGGGTTCGCGGGCGTCGAGGCGATCGCCGAGATCGAGGACATGGCGCGCTACGCGACCCGCAACTACGCGACGATCGAGGAGAAGGACCTCCGCTTCGTCATGATCGAGGGCGCCGGGCGCATCCTGCCCGAGCTCAGCGAGCCCATGGCGGGCTACGCGCTCGAGGAGCTGAAGAAGCGCGGCATCGAGTTCCACCTCAACACGTTCCTGTCGTCGTGCGTGGACGGTCACGTCGTCACGTCGACGGGCGTGGAGTTCGACTCCGACACGATCGTGTGGACCGCGGGCGTCAAGGCGAACCCGGTCATCAAGGAGGCGTCGGACCTCCCCGTGGACAAGATGGGCCGCGTCACGGTGCTCCCGACGCTCCAGGTCGCTGACGCCGACGGCACCGTCGTGCCGAACGCGTGGGCCGCGGGCGACTGCGCCGCCGTCCCGGACGTGCTCAACCCGGGCAAGTTCTGCCCGCCGAACGCGCAGCACGCGATCCGCGAGGCCACGCGCCTGGCCGACAACCTCGCCCTCGAGCTGCACAGCGAGAAGCCGGTCGAGTACCGCCACAAGAGCGTCGGTACGGTCGCGTCCCTCGGCCTGTACAAGGGCGTCGCGGAGCTGTTCGGCGTCTTCAAGCTCCGCGGTGTGCTGGCGTGGCTCATGCACCGCAGCTACCACGTCATGGCGATGCCCACGGGCAACCGCAAGATCCGCATCTTCATCGGCTGGATCGGGCAGTTCCTCCTGGGCCGCGAGCTCGTGTCGCTCGGCTCCCTGCACGACCCGCGCGCGGAGTTCCGCGCCGCGTCGGTGCCGCCCAAGAAGGACGGCGAGCCGATCAAGCAGACCGCGCAGGGCTCCGCCGCCGCGGCCGAGGCGGGCGTCTCCGCCGACGCCGACGCGAAGGTCCCGGCCAAGGCCTCCTGA